From the Sulfolobales archaeon genome, one window contains:
- a CDS encoding PaREP1 family protein: protein MEIKRLNIVEIAESRFQEALKELDIAEVFLKDGLLRNAAGKAFQAWKSLLSYLALKNLELLESRYRGFKRVGSRSIPLYEWIAAVMPTNRMAEVAAIIEERIYSVAELTALALQLHEFQYNGPDPEGIKSKIPNEDTARELTRILIMRTREIIRSLKV from the coding sequence ATGGAGATTAAAAGGCTCAATATAGTTGAGATAGCGGAGTCGCGGTTTCAAGAGGCCCTAAAGGAGCTTGATATAGCAGAGGTTTTTCTGAAGGATGGTCTTTTGAGAAATGCTGCTGGAAAAGCTTTTCAGGCTTGGAAATCACTACTATCATATCTAGCCCTGAAAAACCTAGAGCTTCTCGAGAGCAGGTATAGGGGGTTTAAAAGAGTTGGCTCGCGATCGATCCCTCTGTATGAATGGATCGCAGCTGTTATGCCAACAAACAGAATGGCGGAGGTCGCAGCGATAATAGAAGAGAGGATATACAGCGTGGCAGAGCTGACGGCGCTAGCTTTGCAGCTACATGAATTCCAATATAACGGGCCTGATCCTGAGGGGATAAAGAGTAAAATACCAAATGAAGATACTGCTAGAGAGCTTACAAGAATACTGATAATGAGAACCAGAGAGATCATAAGATCTTTGAAGGTTTAG